The following is a genomic window from Amycolatopsis acidiphila.
ACGCGTCGCAGCAGGCGCCGCACGGCAGAGCAATGCCGGCCGAGGACCAGACGCGGCTCTTGGCCGACCTCGGCGCCCAGGTCGCGGAACTGTCCACTTTGACCGGTGAGCTGATCGATCTTGCCGCGGACGACGCGAATCCGGAGCCGTTCGAGCAGCTCGCCCTCGCCGGGTGTGTCGATGCCGCGGTGGTACGCGCCCGTATCCACTGGCCTTCGGTGGTCTTCGACCTCGACGTGCTGCCGGCCACCTGTGCCGGTCAGCCTGCTGCCCTGGAGCGCGCTGTGCTCAATCTGCTCGACAACGCCGCGAAGTGGAGCCCGCCGGGCGGCGTGGTGCGGGTCGTGATGTCGGTGAACGAGGCCGGCGACCACGCCGACCTCGTGGTGGGTGATGACGGACCAGGTATCGCGGAAGAGGATCGGGAGAAGGTGTTCCAGCGGTTCTACCGCGCCGCGGACGCGCGTGCGATGCCCGGATCGGGGCTGGGACTGGCCATCGTCGCGAAGACCGTCGAGGCGCATCACGGGTCGGTACACGCGGCGCGTGCCGAGAGCGGGGGCGCCGAGCTGCGGATCCGGCTACCGCTGTCCGCTTCTCACAGGAAAACAGCCGCGGTTTCTTAGCGTTTCTTCATCTGGAGCAGAAAAAGTCGCACCGTGACCCTCGTTGACGTTCCCCATCCCACACCGCCACGGCCTGATGCCGGTGCCGTGCGCCGTGGCGCGTCCTTCAGCGGCATGGCCACTCTTGGTGCGTTGGCCACAGCTGTTGCCAGCGTGCTGTGGCTGCACATTTTCCTCGCCGCCCGGGTCGATCCGGTCAGCCAGGTGATCAGCGACTACGCGCTTTCCGGTGGTGCGGTGTGGTTCGCCTGCGGCGCCCTCGCGCTCGCGGGCGCGATGGTGGTGCTGGTGATCGGACTGATCCGGGCGGGGGTCCCGCTCACCACACCGTTCGTCGCCCTGGCAGCCGGCTGGTGCCTGGGGCTGACCGTGTGCGCGTTCGTGCCCACCGACCCCACCGGAGGTTCCCGGACGTTCGGTGGCGCGGTGCACCTCGTCGCCGGGACCGTGCTGTTCGTGTGCCTGCCGTCGGCGCTGCGCGTGCTGACCGTCCAGCTCGGCCCCGGGGACCTCGCCGCCCGGCTTCGCCGGTGGACGCAGTGGTGCTGGGCCGCCCTGGCCGTGTTCGCGGCCACGCAGGTCTGTGTCGTGTTCTCCGGTCCTGGTGCCAGTTTCGGCCCGCCGGTCCAGGGGCTGTGCGAGCGCCTGACGTTCGCCACCTATGTAGCGGCGATGTCCCAGCCGGCGTTCGCCCTGTCCCGACTCGAGAGGAAGTCATGCTGATCATCGCCATCGGGTGCGCGATCGCCGCGGCGTTCGGCTACGCGGTCGCCAACCACCTGCAACACACGTCGGTCCGGAAGGTCGCCGGCGGCCCTGAGCTGACCCTCCCGGGGGTGCGGGCGATCCTGCATGTCCCGTCGTGGCGCTGGAGCGTGCTGTTCCTCGTGGCAGGAGCGGTGCTGCACACTCTCTCGCTCACCATGGCCCCGCTGGTCGTCGTGCAGCCGATCGGAGTGCTGACCTTGGTGGTCACCGCCGTCCTCGCCAAGGTTCGCCCCACCGCCGGGGTACTCGCCGGAATGGTGCTCACCGTGGGTGGGGTGATCGCGTTCGTCGGGCTTTCCAGCTCGGCGACCGCGAGCGGTGCTCGGCCCGACCTCGTCGTCGCGCAGTGGGTTCCCGTCGTGGCCGTGGTGCTGGCGGTCGTGGGGCGGCGCGCGGGAGCGCGGGCGAGGTGCGTCCTGCTGGCAGGTGCCGGAGCCCTTTTCTTCGGCTTCACCTCGGCGCTGGTCCGTGCGCTCGCCCAAGGGCAGCTCGGCGGTCTGCTGCCGGTGGTGGCGGTGGAGATCGTGGCCGCGGCGCTCGCCGGGAGCTGGTTGGTGCACCAGGCACACGCAGGCGGATCGTCCGCGGTCGTGGTGGCGACCACGACCATCCTCGATCCCGTTGCCGCCATCCTGATCGGAGTCTTCGCCTACGGCGAGGCGAGCAGCTCGTTCCTCGTGACCGCAACCCTGCCCGCGGCAGCCGCGATCGCGGGTCTGGTCGTTCTCGCGCGCGCGGTGCCGGACCCGGGGCCGGCCACCGGAAGGGTGCAGCGCGAGGGTCCGTGGCGTGTGGTCGTCGCCGCGGACACCTACCCGCCCGATATCAACGGTGCTTCGCATTTCGCGCACCGCCTCGCGTCGGGACTCGCCGCGCGCGGCCACGACGTCCACGTGCTGTGCCCGTCGACCACCAGCCAGGACCGGACCGAGGTGGCCGACGGGGTGATCGTGCACCGCATCGGCGCGCTGCGGACACCGTTCCACCCGACGTTCAGGGTGTGCGCTCCCTGGCGCGCCGCGAGGAGTGTTTCCTCGCTGCTGAAAGAGATTCAGCCCGACCTCGTGCACAGCCAGGCGCATTTCGTCATCGGCCGGCGCGCGGTCCGCGCCGCCACCGCCGCGGCGGTCCCGGTGGTGTCCACCAATCACTTCATGCCCGAGAACCTCCTGGGCTACGGACCGCTTCCGCGCTGGTCCCACCGGCTGTTCGCGCGACTGGCCTGGTGGGACCTGACGCGGGTGCTCATGCACGCGGCCGCGGTCACCGCACCGACCCCACGCGCCGTCCAGTTGCTCGAGGAGAACGGCCTGAACCGGCCCGCGACCCCGATCTCGTGCGGCATCGACCGCGCTCACTTCGCCACCGCGCCGGCTTCCGCCGGCGGTGACCCGACCATCCTTTTCGTGGGCAGGCTGGACGCCGAGAA
Proteins encoded in this region:
- a CDS encoding DUF998 domain-containing protein, with product MATAVASVLWLHIFLAARVDPVSQVISDYALSGGAVWFACGALALAGAMVVLVIGLIRAGVPLTTPFVALAAGWCLGLTVCAFVPTDPTGGSRTFGGAVHLVAGTVLFVCLPSALRVLTVQLGPGDLAARLRRWTQWCWAALAVFAATQVCVVFSGPGASFGPPVQGLCERLTFATYVAAMSQPAFALSRLERKSC
- a CDS encoding glycosyltransferase → MLIIAIGCAIAAAFGYAVANHLQHTSVRKVAGGPELTLPGVRAILHVPSWRWSVLFLVAGAVLHTLSLTMAPLVVVQPIGVLTLVVTAVLAKVRPTAGVLAGMVLTVGGVIAFVGLSSSATASGARPDLVVAQWVPVVAVVLAVVGRRAGARARCVLLAGAGALFFGFTSALVRALAQGQLGGLLPVVAVEIVAAALAGSWLVHQAHAGGSSAVVVATTTILDPVAAILIGVFAYGEASSSFLVTATLPAAAAIAGLVVLARAVPDPGPATGRVQREGPWRVVVAADTYPPDINGASHFAHRLASGLAARGHDVHVLCPSTTSQDRTEVADGVIVHRIGALRTPFHPTFRVCAPWRAARSVSSLLKEIQPDLVHSQAHFVIGRRAVRAATAAAVPVVSTNHFMPENLLGYGPLPRWSHRLFARLAWWDLTRVLMHAAAVTAPTPRAVQLLEENGLNRPATPISCGIDRAHFATAPASAGGDPTILFVGRLDAEKNVHELLRAAAALPADIRVELVGDGSERDRLEELVTRLGITDRVTFRGFVTDDELVRAYQSCTVFCMPGTAELQSLATMEAMAAGRPVVAADAMALPHLVHPGHNGWLYQPGDVAGLTRALGDVMCDSAVREAMGRASAQLIAAHDIQRTLGRFEELYRDVLAATSRPVARDDLVAS